The following proteins come from a genomic window of Streptomyces sp. NBC_01716:
- the amaP gene encoding alkaline shock response membrane anchor protein AmaP codes for MLRVVNRALLGLVGLVLLCVGGGVFVAGLGVSVPSWWPYTGRHDVLLSDADRDRWSAQSWWWPVVIAVLTVLVLLTLWWLLSQLRRARLGEVLVESGNGEGALLRGRALENVLESEAQALHGVSRARVRLTGRRSAPEARVRLLLEPHAAPGQALEELTEEAVAHARDSAGLEALPTEARLRAAKHRARRVA; via the coding sequence ATGCTCAGGGTCGTCAACCGTGCCCTGCTGGGCCTCGTCGGGCTGGTGCTGCTCTGCGTCGGCGGCGGGGTGTTCGTGGCGGGTCTGGGCGTGTCCGTGCCGTCCTGGTGGCCCTACACCGGTCGCCACGACGTGCTGCTGAGCGACGCGGACCGGGACCGGTGGAGCGCGCAGAGCTGGTGGTGGCCGGTCGTCATCGCGGTGCTCACGGTCCTGGTGCTGCTGACGCTGTGGTGGCTGCTGTCCCAACTGCGGCGTGCGCGGCTGGGAGAGGTGCTGGTCGAGAGCGGCAACGGTGAGGGCGCGCTGCTGCGGGGGCGGGCGCTGGAGAACGTCCTGGAGAGCGAGGCGCAGGCGCTGCACGGTGTGTCCCGGGCCCGGGTGCGGCTGACGGGGCGGCGCAGTGCGCCGGAGGCGCGGGTACGGCTGCTGCTGGAGCCGCACGCGGCGCCGGGGCAGGCGCTGGAGGAGCTGACGGAGGAGGCGGTGGCGCATGCGCGGGACTCGGCGGGGCTGGAGGCGTTGCCGACGGAGGCGAGGTTGCGGGCCGCGAAGCATCGGGCGCGGCGGGTGGCGTGA
- a CDS encoding SDR family oxidoreductase, whose amino-acid sequence MDLGLKDRVYIVTGASRGLGRASAEALVADGAKVVVTGRDEKSVTEAAESIGPNAFGVVADNADPSVAERLIAVARSRFGGFDGILISVGGPAPGLALDTTDEQWLSSFDSVFLGAVRLARKAATELGEGGVIGLVLSGSVYEPIRGLTISNGLRPGLAGFAKSLAGEVGPRGIRVIGLLPARIDTDRVRELDSLSGDPAAARASQEARIPLRRYGTPAEFGRTAAFMLSPAASYLTGLMLPVDGGIRHGY is encoded by the coding sequence ATGGATCTTGGACTGAAGGACCGCGTCTACATCGTCACCGGCGCGTCCCGGGGACTGGGGCGCGCGTCCGCCGAAGCGCTGGTGGCGGACGGGGCGAAAGTGGTCGTCACCGGGCGCGACGAGAAGTCCGTCACGGAGGCGGCGGAGTCGATCGGCCCGAACGCGTTCGGCGTGGTCGCGGACAACGCCGATCCCTCGGTCGCGGAGCGCCTGATAGCCGTGGCACGGTCGCGGTTCGGCGGCTTCGACGGGATCCTGATCAGCGTCGGCGGCCCGGCGCCGGGGCTCGCGCTGGACACGACGGACGAACAGTGGCTGTCGTCGTTCGACTCGGTCTTCCTCGGCGCGGTACGGCTGGCGCGCAAGGCGGCCACGGAGCTGGGTGAGGGCGGGGTCATCGGTCTCGTGCTGTCCGGCTCGGTCTACGAACCGATCCGCGGCCTCACGATCTCAAACGGCCTGCGGCCGGGCCTGGCGGGATTCGCGAAGTCACTCGCCGGCGAGGTGGGCCCGCGCGGCATCCGCGTGATCGGCCTGCTGCCGGCCCGCATCGACACGGACCGGGTCCGTGAACTGGACTCCCTGTCGGGCGACCCGGCGGCGGCCCGCGCGTCCCAGGAGGCCCGGATACCGCTGCGCCGCTACGGCACGCCGGCCGAGTTCGGCCGTACGGCGGCGTTCATGCTCTCCCCCGCGGCGTCCTACCTGACGGGCCTGATGCTCCCGGTGGACGGCGGCATCCGCCACGGCTACTGA